A portion of the Granulosicoccus antarcticus IMCC3135 genome contains these proteins:
- the fabZ gene encoding 3-hydroxyacyl-ACP dehydratase FabZ — protein MDDIREILKYLPHRYPFLMVDRVTDFEANKSLKALKNVTYNEPIFTGHFPQSPIFPGVLILEALAQASALLAFKSMGGYPSEKTLYLLVGIDKARFKHQVIPGDQLTFEVTVLKEKRGIWKFEAKAHVGDVLACSAEVLIAKNEIDE, from the coding sequence GTGGATGATATTCGTGAAATACTGAAGTACCTGCCGCATCGTTACCCCTTTCTCATGGTTGACAGGGTCACTGACTTTGAAGCAAACAAATCGCTCAAAGCTCTGAAAAACGTCACCTATAACGAACCGATCTTCACGGGTCACTTTCCGCAATCTCCCATTTTTCCAGGCGTTCTTATTCTGGAAGCATTGGCTCAGGCTTCAGCATTGCTGGCCTTCAAGAGCATGGGCGGATATCCCAGTGAGAAAACCCTGTACCTGCTGGTTGGCATCGACAAGGCCCGTTTCAAGCATCAAGTCATTCCCGGAGACCAGCTTACCTTCGAGGTGACTGTGCTCAAGGAAAAGCGCGGCATCTGGAAGTTTGAAGCCAAAGCTCATGTAGGGGATGTTCTGGCCTGTTCCGCTGAAGTGCTCATCGCAAAGAACGAGATCGACGAGTGA
- the bamA gene encoding outer membrane protein assembly factor BamA: MSRTFITSLGLLFLLGLPAGSVIAQEPVSRVDGGATKPGGFVVSDIVIEGNERIDLGTILNYLPIRNRDRFVPGEDSARVLRALYETGLFSDVVVKRRGTNILVVKVVERPAIGSISINGNKKIDTEELTKSLRQADIALGRVYNRSILETVERELRRVYFSSGNYGSEIDINVEKLERNRVALDITITEGAVARIEHINIVGNESFDEKTLLNLLQSSEKKINPFSSADEYSQVKLAADIETLRSYYQDRGYIRFEVDSTQVSISQDKRDIFIVINIREGERYRLRGIELEGEVDIPREELLSLITVKEGDVFARKDIVSSSNAINDRLGQDGYAFADVDVLPDINDESRDVGLTFVISPGKRVYVRRITFTGQYKTRDEVLRREMRQLEGSRFSPALVNRSRIRLQRLAFMQGVSIRTPRVPGTDDQVDLEITVQEGQSGSFSAGLGYGSDGGATVNLAFQQDNLFGTGESLQFSFDNSDTVRQLSLSFQNPYFTDDGISRTVGAFIRETDTSDQDSTSRYLASTRGASVRFGVPLSEFSTFRIGLGYERTELGTTTESSDEVVNFLEEEGDTFNIYDLNLGFTYDTRNRTVFATDGTAHRLSLEAAIPGSDYTYYKLGYSFEFFQALTDRYTLSSTLRVDSGYGYGDFDNLPFFNRYFAGGVRTLRGYDTGSLGPRDSKDNAAGGDYRTLGTVEVIFPPPFVEEPGATRLSLFTDFGNVFEDTNAFDVDEFRGSYGVAFVWLSPVGPLTFSLSNPYNDQEGDEKQQFQFTIGSIF; encoded by the coding sequence ATGAGTCGTACTTTCATAACGTCACTGGGTCTTCTGTTCCTGCTCGGTCTGCCGGCCGGCAGTGTCATTGCACAGGAGCCAGTGTCGCGAGTAGATGGAGGCGCCACTAAACCTGGCGGTTTTGTGGTCTCGGACATTGTCATCGAGGGCAACGAAAGAATCGATCTGGGTACCATTCTCAATTATCTGCCCATTCGTAATCGCGATCGTTTCGTGCCGGGTGAGGACAGCGCTCGAGTGCTACGTGCGTTATATGAAACCGGCTTGTTCAGCGATGTGGTTGTCAAACGTCGAGGCACGAACATTCTGGTGGTCAAGGTCGTGGAACGGCCAGCCATTGGCAGTATCAGTATCAACGGCAACAAGAAGATCGATACTGAGGAGCTGACCAAGTCGCTGCGGCAGGCAGATATCGCTCTCGGTCGTGTCTACAACCGATCGATTCTGGAGACCGTTGAGCGCGAACTGCGGCGGGTATATTTCAGTTCCGGAAACTACGGTAGTGAGATCGACATCAATGTCGAGAAGCTGGAGCGAAATCGCGTTGCGCTGGATATCACCATCACCGAAGGTGCAGTCGCCCGTATCGAGCACATCAATATTGTCGGCAACGAATCATTTGATGAAAAGACTCTGCTCAATCTGCTGCAGTCCAGCGAAAAGAAAATCAATCCATTCAGTTCCGCTGACGAGTACTCTCAGGTCAAGCTGGCAGCGGATATCGAGACCTTGCGCTCCTATTATCAGGATCGTGGCTACATTCGTTTTGAAGTCGATTCCACGCAAGTGTCCATTTCTCAGGACAAGCGCGACATTTTCATCGTCATCAATATTCGCGAAGGTGAGCGCTATCGCTTGCGCGGTATTGAACTCGAGGGTGAAGTTGATATCCCCAGAGAAGAGCTGCTATCACTGATAACCGTCAAGGAAGGTGATGTTTTCGCACGTAAGGATATTGTCAGCAGCAGTAACGCCATCAATGATCGCCTGGGTCAGGACGGCTATGCTTTCGCGGATGTGGATGTACTGCCTGATATCAACGATGAATCGCGTGATGTCGGGCTGACTTTTGTCATTTCGCCAGGCAAGCGAGTCTATGTCCGCAGAATTACCTTTACCGGGCAGTACAAGACCCGTGATGAGGTTCTGCGACGTGAGATGCGTCAGTTGGAAGGCAGCCGATTTTCACCTGCACTGGTTAACCGATCACGGATCCGTTTACAGCGTCTGGCGTTCATGCAAGGTGTCAGTATCCGCACGCCGCGAGTACCGGGCACCGACGATCAGGTGGATCTGGAAATAACGGTTCAGGAAGGCCAGTCTGGCTCTTTCAGTGCGGGTCTGGGTTACGGCAGCGATGGTGGTGCAACCGTGAATCTTGCTTTTCAGCAAGACAATCTGTTCGGGACCGGAGAAAGCCTGCAATTCTCGTTCGACAATTCCGATACGGTTCGACAGTTGTCACTGTCGTTTCAGAATCCGTATTTTACTGATGACGGTATCAGCCGGACGGTGGGTGCTTTCATTCGTGAAACTGATACCAGTGACCAGGACTCGACCTCTCGCTATCTGGCCAGCACACGTGGAGCCAGTGTGCGTTTCGGCGTTCCACTGAGCGAATTTTCAACTTTCCGCATCGGCCTGGGGTATGAGCGAACAGAGCTGGGTACGACCACAGAATCTTCGGATGAAGTCGTTAACTTCCTGGAGGAGGAAGGGGACACCTTCAATATCTACGATCTGAATCTGGGTTTTACCTATGACACGCGTAACCGAACCGTCTTTGCAACTGACGGTACCGCGCATCGATTGTCGTTGGAAGCAGCCATTCCCGGCAGTGATTACACCTATTATAAACTGGGTTACAGCTTTGAATTCTTTCAGGCCCTGACCGATCGCTACACCCTGTCCAGCACGCTGCGTGTCGATTCAGGCTATGGTTATGGTGACTTCGATAACCTGCCTTTCTTCAATCGTTATTTCGCTGGCGGCGTTCGCACTCTGCGTGGTTATGACACGGGTAGTCTGGGGCCTAGAGATAGCAAGGATAATGCGGCTGGTGGAGATTACCGAACACTGGGTACTGTGGAAGTCATCTTTCCACCACCGTTTGTCGAAGAGCCTGGTGCTACTCGCCTGAGTCTGTTCACCGATTTTGGCAACGTCTTCGAAGATACGAATGCTTTCGATGTTGATGAATTCAGAGGCTCCTACGGCGTTGCATTTGTCTGGTTGTCGCCTGTCGGACCATTGACATTCAGTCTCTCAAACCCCTATAACGATCAGGAAGGTGATGAGAAACAGCAATTCCAGTTTACAATCGGTTCGATCTTCTAG
- the uppS gene encoding polyprenyl diphosphate synthase, with product MTASENTRPRHVAIIMDGNGRWARQRGRPRASGHQAGFVATRGIVEACVRQKIDALTLFAFSSENWNRPQKEVGLLMDLFLRALKSEVSKLCENNVRICFIGERSAFQVKLQDEMNRAEQLTESNTGLELAIAVNYGGRWDIVNAARELARQARDGSLDPESIDIETFSRYVSLADTPEPDLFIRTGGEKRISNYLLWHLAYTELYFTDVLWPDFSDAELAKALEFYASRQRRFGLTGEQVTGNNA from the coding sequence GTGACAGCTTCCGAAAATACCCGTCCTCGTCATGTAGCCATCATCATGGATGGAAATGGCCGTTGGGCAAGACAGAGGGGCAGACCACGGGCATCGGGTCATCAGGCCGGGTTCGTTGCAACGCGTGGAATTGTCGAGGCCTGTGTCCGTCAGAAAATTGATGCACTGACCTTGTTCGCCTTCTCCAGTGAAAACTGGAATCGCCCCCAGAAGGAAGTGGGTCTCTTGATGGACCTGTTTCTGCGGGCACTCAAGAGTGAGGTGAGCAAGCTTTGCGAGAATAACGTACGGATTTGTTTCATCGGCGAGCGTTCTGCTTTTCAGGTCAAGCTGCAGGATGAGATGAATCGTGCGGAACAGCTGACGGAATCAAATACCGGATTGGAGCTGGCGATTGCGGTGAACTACGGTGGTCGCTGGGATATCGTCAATGCAGCCCGGGAGCTGGCTCGTCAGGCCAGAGATGGCAGTCTTGACCCGGAATCCATCGATATCGAGACCTTTTCCCGGTATGTCTCGTTGGCAGACACGCCAGAGCCTGATCTGTTTATACGGACGGGGGGAGAAAAGCGAATCAGTAACTATCTGTTATGGCATCTGGCCTATACGGAGCTTTACTTCACCGATGTGTTATGGCCCGATTTTTCCGATGCCGAGTTGGCCAAGGCGCTGGAATTCTATGCGAGTCGTCAACGTAGATTCGGTCTTACCGGTGAACAGGTAACAGGTAACAATGCTTAA
- the lpxA gene encoding acyl-ACP--UDP-N-acetylglucosamine O-acyltransferase encodes MIHPTAIIDPSAKIADDCEIGAYSIVGPDVSIGRGTSIGPHVVLKGPTTIGTENRIFQFASIGEDPQDLKYDGEHTELHIGNNNTIREFTTINRGTEGGGGETRIGDHNLFMAYIHVAHDCIIGDHIVMANGASLAGHVTVNDYAILAGFACVHQFCEIGEHAFVGLNSVANRDVAPFTMAVGNYATGKGINKNGLRRREFSEEAIRALHRAYMVLLRNHGEREKSIALLAEDAAKHKEVARLISFVENSQRGVVR; translated from the coding sequence GTGATCCATCCCACGGCCATAATCGACCCTTCTGCGAAAATCGCTGACGACTGCGAGATCGGAGCCTATTCCATTGTGGGTCCTGATGTGAGCATCGGGCGAGGTACCAGTATCGGCCCGCATGTCGTCCTGAAAGGGCCTACGACCATCGGTACCGAGAACCGTATATTTCAGTTTGCTTCGATCGGTGAGGATCCTCAGGATCTGAAGTACGATGGCGAACACACCGAACTTCACATCGGTAACAACAACACCATTCGCGAATTCACGACTATCAATCGTGGGACCGAAGGTGGTGGTGGTGAGACACGCATCGGTGATCACAACTTGTTCATGGCCTATATTCATGTGGCCCACGATTGCATCATCGGCGATCATATCGTCATGGCTAACGGTGCATCGCTTGCCGGTCATGTCACTGTGAATGATTATGCCATTCTGGCGGGTTTTGCCTGTGTTCACCAATTTTGCGAGATTGGCGAACATGCTTTCGTTGGCCTCAACTCAGTGGCCAATCGGGATGTCGCACCCTTCACTATGGCTGTGGGTAACTACGCAACCGGGAAAGGCATCAACAAGAATGGTCTGCGACGTCGCGAGTTCAGTGAGGAGGCTATCCGTGCATTGCACCGTGCCTATATGGTCCTGCTCAGGAATCACGGCGAGCGTGAAAAATCCATTGCCCTGCTGGCAGAGGATGCAGCAAAGCACAAGGAAGTGGCGCGCTTGATCTCTTTCGTAGAGAACAGCCAGCGTGGTGTCGTTCGATAG
- a CDS encoding phosphatidate cytidylyltransferase, translated as MLKTRIITAVVLLLAFSGALFLTSVDVFALVLGFVVAACAWEWSRMCGLSCENGQLVYAALAGVLALIGLYIPFDLQLMKWFLLAGLLFWLAVPVLFYLAPPRQHVEQDMDIPVLALGAFMFLLTAVAMQYLRSHAPEASSWLLLYSLCVVWFMDIGAYFSGRRFGHRKLAPSISPGKSWEGVYGGLAATALLLIVVLLMADWTDGHGFKLLVATLLSAAASVLGDLYESRMKRSAGMKDSSQLLPGHGGVLDRLDGVLAAVPVFAFVWVWL; from the coding sequence ATGCTTAAGACTCGAATCATTACTGCAGTTGTACTGCTACTGGCTTTCAGCGGCGCTCTTTTTCTGACATCGGTTGATGTCTTTGCGTTGGTGCTGGGCTTCGTAGTCGCAGCTTGTGCGTGGGAGTGGAGTCGCATGTGCGGCTTGTCCTGCGAAAATGGACAACTGGTGTACGCGGCGCTGGCGGGAGTGCTGGCACTGATAGGGCTGTATATCCCTTTTGATCTTCAGCTCATGAAATGGTTTTTGCTTGCAGGGTTGCTGTTCTGGCTGGCGGTGCCGGTGCTGTTCTACCTGGCCCCACCTCGTCAGCATGTAGAGCAAGACATGGACATTCCTGTGCTGGCGTTGGGTGCCTTCATGTTTCTGTTGACGGCTGTTGCGATGCAATACCTGCGTAGTCATGCGCCAGAAGCCTCATCCTGGTTGCTGCTCTATTCCTTGTGTGTTGTCTGGTTCATGGATATTGGAGCCTATTTCAGTGGTCGTCGCTTTGGACATCGCAAGCTGGCACCCAGTATCAGTCCGGGAAAGAGCTGGGAGGGCGTATACGGCGGCCTGGCAGCCACCGCATTGCTGTTGATCGTGGTGCTGTTGATGGCAGACTGGACGGATGGGCACGGCTTCAAGTTGCTGGTGGCTACCCTGTTATCAGCGGCGGCCTCGGTGCTGGGAGACTTGTATGAGAGTCGAATGAAGCGCTCTGCGGGCATGAAAGACAGTAGCCAGCTTCTGCCGGGTCACGGCGGTGTTCTTGATCGTCTGGATGGTGTGCTGGCCGCTGTTCCTGTCTTTGCCTTTGTCTGGGTATGGCTGTGA
- the lpxD gene encoding UDP-3-O-(3-hydroxymyristoyl)glucosamine N-acyltransferase yields MNLDDLAKALKVKLCGDATKTITGLAPVDTAGENDLAFVVSAKYKSALQATRAGAVIVPAALSELAPGNCLVSTDPYASYAQASWLLKPSKPALPGMHKSAVVDESAQISSTAHIGPGVVIGANTTIGEHVVINAGCCLGSDVHIAAGCFLFANVTLYDNVQLGQHCRIQSGAVLGSEGFGYAWTSGGWSQIQQTGGVRVGERVHVGANTTIDCGAIDPTVIADGVILDNQIQIAHNVQIGENTAIAGCTGIAGSTRIGHHCQIGGACNIVGHIVIADHVVVNASSLVSRSIEQAGRYGSGMPLLPEQAWRRSFVTLGKLDQLIRRIRKLERQDSAD; encoded by the coding sequence ATGAACCTGGACGACTTGGCCAAGGCTTTGAAGGTCAAGCTCTGTGGCGATGCCACAAAGACGATCACCGGGCTTGCGCCTGTTGATACCGCAGGTGAAAACGATCTGGCCTTCGTGGTCAGTGCCAAGTACAAAAGTGCCTTGCAGGCGACTCGTGCAGGGGCTGTTATCGTTCCTGCGGCCCTGAGCGAACTTGCGCCGGGTAATTGTCTTGTCAGTACCGACCCCTACGCCAGTTACGCTCAGGCTTCATGGTTGCTGAAACCCTCTAAACCGGCACTGCCTGGTATGCACAAAAGTGCAGTCGTTGATGAATCAGCTCAAATTTCGAGCACGGCTCATATTGGTCCGGGTGTGGTTATCGGTGCCAATACCACGATAGGTGAACATGTCGTTATCAATGCTGGCTGCTGTCTGGGATCTGATGTCCATATTGCCGCAGGCTGCTTTTTGTTTGCCAATGTAACGCTGTATGACAACGTACAGCTCGGGCAACACTGCCGGATCCAGTCTGGTGCGGTGCTGGGTAGCGAAGGCTTTGGCTATGCCTGGACGTCCGGAGGATGGTCCCAGATACAGCAAACCGGTGGTGTCCGAGTGGGCGAGCGCGTTCATGTGGGGGCTAATACAACGATTGATTGTGGTGCCATTGATCCCACAGTCATTGCTGATGGCGTTATTCTCGATAATCAGATTCAGATAGCGCATAACGTGCAAATCGGGGAAAATACGGCAATAGCAGGTTGTACGGGTATTGCCGGCAGTACCCGTATAGGTCACCATTGCCAAATTGGTGGTGCTTGCAATATTGTTGGTCATATCGTGATTGCTGATCACGTGGTGGTCAACGCCTCTTCACTGGTGTCACGCTCCATCGAGCAGGCTGGCCGCTATGGTTCTGGTATGCCTTTGCTGCCGGAGCAGGCGTGGCGCCGCAGTTTTGTTACTCTAGGCAAGCTCGACCAACTGATCCGGCGCATCCGCAAGTTGGAACGTCAGGACAGCGCTGATTGA
- the rseP gene encoding RIP metalloprotease RseP, with amino-acid sequence MFSNVVVSALAFLAALGLLISIHEYGHFWVARRVGIKVLRYSIGFGKALIRHTGRVDNTEYVLAAIPLGGYVKMLDEREGSVPVGERHRAFNQQPLWARSAVVIAGPLANFLLAIVAYWIVMMIGISGIAPLVGAPVLDSAAAKAGFQYEDRIVSVNGQNTPTWTDARIALLESSMSASGPLDIEVESASGEQLVRQLPVSQADMLKSDGDAVANLGFRIWWPEVDPIIGEVTPEGAAAGAGLLAGDRILSINGERLDSWRSLVEIVQPSAGVQLNLVIERGGENLPLQLTPEAVQVGSETVGRIGVLETQSAGIAEKARVVVKHPPLEAFGEALVRTWDMSALTLRMMGKLLLGQASLDNISGPISIAQYAGQSASTGIDHYINFIALISISLAVLNLLPIPMLDGGHLLFFAAEAIRGKPLSERVQVMGQQVGIALLGGLMFLAFYNDLWRLFQ; translated from the coding sequence ATGTTCAGTAACGTAGTCGTCAGCGCGCTGGCTTTCCTGGCAGCATTAGGGCTGCTAATTTCGATACACGAGTACGGTCACTTCTGGGTGGCCCGTCGCGTTGGTATCAAGGTGCTTCGCTATTCCATCGGATTTGGCAAGGCCTTGATCCGGCATACCGGGCGCGTGGACAACACCGAATACGTGTTGGCAGCCATTCCGCTGGGCGGCTACGTCAAGATGCTTGACGAGCGCGAGGGCAGCGTGCCTGTGGGCGAACGCCATCGGGCGTTCAATCAACAGCCTCTATGGGCCCGTAGCGCGGTTGTCATTGCCGGGCCACTTGCCAATTTTCTGCTGGCCATTGTGGCGTACTGGATAGTCATGATGATCGGTATCAGCGGCATAGCGCCGCTGGTCGGTGCGCCCGTTCTGGATTCGGCTGCCGCCAAGGCCGGATTTCAGTACGAGGATCGTATCGTCTCTGTCAACGGACAGAACACGCCAACCTGGACGGATGCCCGCATCGCATTGCTGGAATCCTCCATGAGTGCATCCGGGCCACTGGACATTGAAGTGGAAAGTGCGTCGGGAGAGCAGCTGGTGCGACAGTTACCTGTTTCACAGGCAGACATGCTCAAGTCTGATGGCGATGCCGTGGCCAATCTTGGTTTTCGTATCTGGTGGCCAGAAGTCGATCCGATAATCGGTGAGGTCACACCAGAGGGCGCAGCCGCTGGGGCCGGGCTACTGGCCGGTGATCGGATTCTGTCCATCAATGGTGAGCGCTTGGACAGCTGGCGCTCACTGGTAGAAATCGTACAACCCAGCGCCGGAGTTCAGCTGAACCTTGTGATCGAACGAGGCGGCGAAAATCTGCCATTGCAACTGACTCCCGAAGCCGTACAGGTTGGAAGTGAGACAGTGGGTCGCATTGGTGTCCTGGAAACACAATCTGCCGGGATTGCCGAGAAGGCGCGGGTCGTGGTCAAGCATCCTCCACTGGAAGCCTTTGGTGAGGCTCTTGTCCGGACCTGGGACATGTCAGCTTTGACACTGCGCATGATGGGCAAGCTTTTGCTGGGACAGGCATCTCTGGACAATATCAGCGGCCCCATCAGTATTGCTCAATATGCGGGTCAGTCGGCTAGTACCGGCATTGATCACTACATCAATTTCATTGCCCTGATCAGTATCAGTCTGGCGGTGCTCAATCTGCTGCCCATCCCGATGCTGGATGGAGGACACTTGTTGTTCTTTGCGGCGGAGGCCATTCGGGGTAAACCTCTATCAGAGCGGGTCCAGGTAATGGGTCAGCAAGTAGGTATCGCATTACTGGGTGGGTTGATGTTTCTAGCTTTCTACAACGATCTATGGCGACTGTTCCAATGA
- the ispC gene encoding 1-deoxy-D-xylulose-5-phosphate reductoisomerase, giving the protein MAVRAIAVLGSTGSIGLSTLDVIARHPDRYSVFALTAHTRVQELFEQCVAYRPVHAVLGSEKAAGQLRKLCKEHGLSVEVHHGPDALNQVASDTAVDTVVAAIVGAAGLLSTLAAAQAGKRILLANKEALVMSGQLLMQAAKASGALIMPVDSEHNAIFQSLPATKEGVSTAGIEKILLTASGGPLRNLTQEELAVVTPQQALKHPNWSMGPKISIDSATMMNKGLEVIEACQLFDVNVDDVQVVVHPESIIHSMVSYADGSVIAQMGRPDMRTPIAHALAWPERISSGVQPLNLFEVSGLHFEEPDTIRFPLLRLAFEAQREGGTAPTILNAANEVVVDAFLNERVAFLQLSELVEQTLACSKISPASDLSTIIEADSLARETVQRLITQIAV; this is encoded by the coding sequence ATGGCTGTGAGAGCGATTGCAGTTCTGGGCTCAACCGGTTCTATTGGTCTGAGTACGCTGGATGTGATCGCCCGCCACCCTGATCGTTATTCGGTATTTGCACTGACTGCACATACGCGCGTGCAGGAGCTGTTCGAACAGTGTGTAGCCTACAGACCGGTCCATGCGGTACTGGGCTCGGAGAAGGCGGCTGGGCAGTTGCGTAAATTGTGCAAAGAGCACGGTTTGAGCGTGGAGGTACATCATGGGCCCGATGCCTTGAATCAAGTGGCGTCAGATACGGCCGTCGATACGGTTGTCGCAGCCATTGTCGGGGCTGCAGGATTACTGTCGACACTGGCTGCTGCTCAGGCAGGCAAGCGAATATTACTGGCCAACAAGGAAGCTCTTGTCATGAGTGGGCAGTTGCTTATGCAGGCTGCCAAGGCATCAGGTGCGTTGATCATGCCGGTCGATAGTGAGCACAATGCCATTTTTCAGAGCCTGCCAGCGACGAAAGAGGGGGTTAGCACCGCCGGAATCGAAAAAATATTACTCACAGCATCAGGCGGTCCGTTACGTAATCTGACGCAAGAAGAGCTTGCTGTTGTAACGCCGCAACAAGCTTTGAAGCATCCGAACTGGTCGATGGGGCCCAAGATTTCCATCGATTCTGCGACCATGATGAACAAGGGGCTGGAAGTGATAGAGGCCTGCCAGTTGTTCGATGTCAACGTCGACGATGTGCAGGTTGTCGTGCATCCCGAGAGCATCATTCACTCCATGGTCAGTTACGCAGATGGGTCGGTCATCGCGCAAATGGGGCGCCCAGACATGCGTACACCGATCGCTCATGCGCTGGCCTGGCCCGAACGTATCTCGTCAGGGGTTCAACCGCTGAATCTCTTCGAAGTGTCCGGCTTGCACTTCGAGGAGCCGGACACAATCCGGTTTCCATTGTTGCGGCTGGCCTTTGAAGCACAGCGGGAAGGGGGGACTGCACCGACCATCCTCAACGCTGCCAATGAGGTGGTTGTGGACGCTTTTCTCAATGAGCGTGTTGCGTTTTTACAACTCAGTGAGTTGGTAGAGCAAACATTGGCATGCTCAAAAATATCCCCCGCCAGCGATTTGAGCACTATCATTGAGGCAGATTCACTGGCGCGTGAGACAGTTCAACGTCTGATTACCCAGATAGCCGTCTGA
- a CDS encoding OmpH family outer membrane protein — MIVLMQVWGMLAGMTSALADEQGAALSRIGFVDIPYLIDRAPQALEAEQRLETEFAPRQSELELQRAQLAELTARLADASLELQEVEITQLDRETRGLERRIKRNEQDFREELNIQKNNEFKNVRILVLEAIAQFGKQQDYDLIVSDGVLFANKRIDVTERILESLVRENSRLKSAN, encoded by the coding sequence ATGATAGTTCTGATGCAAGTGTGGGGAATGCTTGCTGGTATGACGTCGGCCCTGGCAGATGAACAGGGGGCTGCACTTTCTCGCATTGGTTTTGTGGATATCCCCTATCTGATTGATCGGGCTCCACAGGCTCTGGAAGCAGAGCAACGACTGGAAACCGAGTTTGCCCCGCGTCAGTCTGAGCTGGAGTTGCAGCGTGCACAGCTGGCCGAGCTCACTGCGCGTCTGGCGGACGCTTCGCTGGAGCTGCAGGAAGTAGAAATCACGCAGTTGGACCGGGAAACACGAGGTCTGGAACGACGCATCAAGCGTAACGAGCAGGATTTTCGCGAAGAACTGAACATCCAGAAAAACAATGAGTTCAAGAACGTGCGAATACTCGTTCTCGAAGCTATTGCCCAATTCGGCAAGCAGCAGGACTACGATCTGATTGTCAGCGATGGCGTGCTATTCGCCAACAAGCGAATTGATGTCACTGAGCGTATTCTCGAATCTCTGGTGCGTGAAAATTCTCGCCTGAAATCCGCTAACTGA